The following coding sequences lie in one Eremothecium sinecaudum strain ATCC 58844 chromosome IV, complete sequence genomic window:
- the MRP2 gene encoding mitochondrial 37S ribosomal protein uS14m (Syntenic homolog of Ashbya gossypii ABR184C; Syntenic homolog of Saccharomyces cerevisiae YPR166C (MRP2)) translates to MSASRFPIKSKIPSGFVNTRIIRDNFKRQQAAENEVITRALKYIARNTTLPARARMEAQIRLSSMPNYTRMNQVKNRCVESGSARSVLSDFRLCRTQFRQLALKGELPGVKKAIW, encoded by the coding sequence ATGTCCGCTTCAAGGTTTCCCATAAAGTCCAAGATTCCGTCAGGATTCGTGAACACCAGAATCATTAGAGACAACTTTAAGAGACAGCAAGCAGCTGAAAATGAAGTTATCACTCGTGCCCTCAAATATATCGCTAGAAACACAACACTACCAGCAAGAGCAAGAATGGAAGCACAAATACGGTTGTCTTCGATGCCAAACTATACTAGAATGAACCAAGTCAAAAATAGATGTGTTGAAAGTGGTAGCGCGAGATCTGTACTGTCTGATTTCCGACTTTGCAGGACACAGTTCAGGCAGCTAGCTTTGAAAGGTGAATTACCAGGTGTCAAGAAGGCTATTTGGTAG